From Priestia filamentosa, a single genomic window includes:
- a CDS encoding 6-phospho-beta-glucosidase: MAFKENFLWGGAVAAHQIEGGWNKGGKGPSVADVMTAGAHGVPREITDGIVEGKYYPNHEGINFYENYKEDIALFAEMGFKCFRTSIAWSRIFPKGDELEPNEDGLKFYDDLFDELLKHGIEPVVTLSHFEMPYHLAKEYGGWRNRDVIGFFVHYAATVMERYKDKVKYWMTFNEINNQKNTSNPIFLWTCSGVKCEEGENPEEVMYQAVHHELVASALAVKAARNISPDLQVGCMVAMVPIYPYSCNPDDMMLQVESMHDRWLFADVHCRGHYGAYALKEWERKGYNIKMEPGDAEILAEGTVDYIGFSYYMSDAVKTGVNEIDPTNIAGSSASVKNPHVKASDWGWQIDPVGLRYSLNMLYERYELPLFIVENGFGAIDVKNEDGTCDDDYRIDYLGAHIKEMKKAVEFDGVDLMGYTPWGCIDLVSFTTGEMKKRYGFIYVDRDNEGNGTLERSKKKSFDWYKQVIATNGEEV, translated from the coding sequence AGGTGCACACGGTGTGCCGCGTGAAATTACGGACGGTATTGTAGAAGGAAAATATTATCCAAACCATGAAGGCATCAACTTTTACGAAAATTATAAAGAAGATATTGCCCTATTTGCAGAGATGGGCTTTAAATGCTTCCGTACTAGTATTGCATGGTCACGTATTTTTCCTAAAGGTGACGAGCTAGAGCCAAATGAAGACGGCTTAAAGTTTTATGACGATTTATTTGATGAACTATTAAAGCACGGGATCGAGCCTGTTGTCACATTAAGCCACTTTGAAATGCCGTATCATCTTGCAAAAGAATATGGCGGATGGCGCAACCGTGACGTAATCGGTTTCTTCGTACATTATGCAGCAACAGTAATGGAGCGTTACAAAGATAAAGTAAAGTATTGGATGACGTTCAATGAGATCAATAACCAAAAGAACACATCAAACCCCATTTTCTTATGGACATGCTCTGGGGTTAAATGTGAAGAAGGCGAAAATCCTGAAGAAGTGATGTACCAAGCTGTTCACCATGAGCTTGTGGCAAGCGCGCTTGCTGTGAAAGCAGCTCGCAACATTAGCCCTGATCTTCAAGTAGGATGCATGGTGGCAATGGTGCCGATTTATCCGTACTCTTGTAATCCAGATGATATGATGCTGCAAGTCGAATCTATGCATGACCGCTGGCTCTTTGCTGATGTCCATTGCCGCGGCCATTACGGAGCTTATGCACTAAAAGAGTGGGAGAGAAAAGGCTACAACATTAAAATGGAGCCTGGTGACGCGGAAATTCTCGCAGAAGGAACAGTAGACTATATCGGCTTTAGCTATTATATGTCAGACGCTGTGAAAACTGGAGTAAATGAAATTGATCCAACAAACATAGCAGGATCAAGCGCTAGCGTAAAGAACCCTCATGTCAAAGCATCTGACTGGGGCTGGCAGATTGACCCTGTTGGTTTACGCTACTCATTGAATATGCTATATGAAAGATATGAGCTTCCATTGTTCATCGTTGAAAATGGATTTGGTGCTATTGATGTGAAGAACGAAGACGGCACTTGCGATGATGACTATCGCATTGATTATTTAGGAGCACATATTAAAGAAATGAAAAAAGCAGTTGAGTTTGATGGCGTTGACCTAATGGGCTATACTCCGTGGGGATGTATTGACTTAGTTTCTTTCACAACAGGAGAAATGAAAAAACGCTACGGTTTCATCTACGTTGATCGTGATAATGAAGGAAACGGCACGTTAGAACGTTCAAAGAAAAAGTCGTTTGATTGGTACAAACAAGTGATTGCCACAAATGGAGAAGAAGTATAA
- the catA gene encoding type A chloramphenicol O-acetyltransferase: MNFHQIHIENWNRKEHFHHYMSGAKCAFNMTANLDITELLRALKDRKIKFYPAFIYMVTRIVNKHREFRTTFNEKGILGYWDEVVPNYTIFHKDDGTFSALWTDYSSDFSTFYRDYESDLNVFGHKKGLWVKENVPPYTFSISSIPWVNFSSFELNLFKGEDYLLPIITCGKYASNGNQILLPISIRVHHAACDGYHVGLFLHDLQQLIDDYPDWLA, encoded by the coding sequence ATGAACTTTCATCAAATCCATATTGAAAATTGGAATAGAAAAGAACATTTCCATCACTATATGAGTGGAGCAAAATGTGCTTTCAATATGACAGCAAACTTAGATATAACAGAGTTATTGAGGGCATTAAAAGATAGGAAGATTAAATTTTATCCTGCGTTTATTTATATGGTGACGCGAATTGTCAACAAGCATAGAGAATTTAGAACAACCTTTAATGAAAAAGGAATTCTCGGATATTGGGATGAAGTTGTCCCGAATTATACGATTTTCCATAAAGATGATGGGACTTTTTCTGCGCTTTGGACTGATTATTCTTCTGACTTCTCTACTTTTTATAGGGATTATGAGTCTGATCTGAACGTATTCGGTCATAAAAAAGGATTATGGGTAAAAGAAAATGTCCCGCCTTATACGTTTTCGATTTCTTCAATCCCGTGGGTAAACTTTTCATCGTTTGAATTAAACTTATTTAAGGGGGAAGATTATCTTCTTCCTATTATTACGTGTGGAAAATATGCTTCTAACGGTAATCAAATATTACTGCCTATTTCAATACGAGTGCATCATGCTGCGTGTGATGGTTACCATGTAGGCCTTTTTCTACATGATTTACAGCAACTTATTGATGATTATCCCGATTGGTTAGCCTAG
- a CDS encoding nucleotidyltransferase domain-containing protein produces MTIEATIMETLKEIEKNYNVKVLYACESGSRAWGFPSKDSDFDVRFIYVHTPDDYLVIDPMGVGKRRDVIELPINDKLDVVGWELTKALKLFRKGNPPLLEWINSGIVYYEKFSTMNQIRELVDEIFLPTSAIYHYLNMARKNFREFLQGDTVKIKKYFYVLRPVLASHWIEQFNEFPPLEFQELLDGVVPDGKIKDEITVLLQRKMAGVELDLEPKIHVINDFLAHELERLETYAKSLDLKVEDPTPKLNEVFKNTLEEVWRS; encoded by the coding sequence ATGACCATTGAAGCAACAATTATGGAAACACTTAAGGAAATTGAAAAGAATTACAATGTAAAAGTGCTTTATGCTTGTGAATCTGGCAGCAGAGCATGGGGCTTTCCTTCTAAAGATAGCGACTTTGACGTTAGGTTTATTTATGTTCATACGCCCGATGATTATTTAGTGATTGATCCTATGGGCGTTGGCAAGAGACGAGACGTGATTGAGCTTCCTATTAATGATAAATTAGACGTTGTTGGCTGGGAGCTTACAAAAGCGCTCAAGCTATTTCGAAAAGGAAATCCACCTCTCCTAGAATGGATAAACTCAGGAATTGTATATTATGAGAAGTTTTCAACGATGAATCAAATTCGTGAGCTAGTAGACGAGATTTTTCTTCCAACGTCAGCGATCTATCATTATTTAAATATGGCCAGAAAGAATTTTAGAGAGTTTCTACAAGGAGATACAGTAAAAATCAAAAAATATTTTTACGTTCTTCGTCCCGTTCTTGCGTCACACTGGATTGAACAATTTAACGAGTTTCCTCCGTTAGAATTTCAAGAATTGTTAGATGGAGTAGTACCAGATGGTAAAATTAAAGATGAAATTACCGTTCTTCTTCAGCGGAAGATGGCCGGAGTTGAGCTTGATTTAGAGCCTAAAATTCACGTTATTAATGATTTTCTAGCCCATGAGTTAGAGCGTTTAGAAACATATGCAAAAAGCTTGGATTTAAAAGTTGAGGATCCTACACCTAAGCTGAATGAGGTGTTTAAAAATACGCTAGAGGAAGTGTGGCGTTCTTAA
- a CDS encoding DUF456 domain-containing protein produces MDILGWIVVSLVFIVAYVGLIYPIIPSVLFIIAGYLLYGLFFSFEQFSILFWIIQAMFVILLFVADYFSNLVGVKRYGGSKAGIWGSTIGLLVGPFVIPVVGIVAGPFLGAVIAELLVHRKSIGEAMKVGYGSLIGFLSSIVVKGALQTIMIVYFIFQVQ; encoded by the coding sequence ATCGATATTTTAGGCTGGATTGTTGTTAGTCTTGTATTTATAGTCGCATATGTAGGGTTAATTTATCCAATTATCCCAAGCGTCTTGTTTATTATAGCTGGGTATCTTTTATATGGTCTGTTTTTCAGCTTTGAACAGTTTTCGATTCTATTTTGGATTATTCAAGCGATGTTCGTTATCTTGCTTTTTGTTGCCGATTACTTTTCCAACTTAGTTGGAGTTAAGCGATATGGCGGTTCAAAAGCAGGGATATGGGGAAGTACAATTGGTCTTCTCGTTGGTCCATTTGTGATTCCTGTTGTTGGCATTGTTGCTGGACCATTTTTAGGAGCGGTTATTGCAGAACTTCTCGTACATAGAAAAAGCATAGGGGAGGCAATGAAGGTAGGATATGGCTCACTGATCGGATTTTTAAGCAGCATTGTTGTAAAAGGTGCTCTCCAGACGATTATGATTGTGTATTTTATCTTTCAAGTACAGTGA
- a CDS encoding iron-containing alcohol dehydrogenase: MKTYSKFSMPESVFYGRDALKQLGDEVATYGKRALLISDRVMEKIGHVGKCTDLLEKANVAYSSYLDVNSEPTDSHVKEALDICIKEKCDVVIAIGGGSCIDAAKAVAVLATNRGGINDYLHSTSALTKEPLPLVTIPTTAGTGSEVTNVTVITNTKEDIKMMIKHPAFLPKVAIVDPILTLSTPPSVTAATGIDALCHAIEAYLSKRSQPLTDNLALSAIEDILTYIKRAYDNGEDMEAREKMATASMKAGLAFTNASVTLVHGMSRPVGALFHVPHGISNAMLLPAVLKFTKEEATEKLAVIGRLLYPESKAFEDERLADLVIHKIKLLCSELNIPNMEKWGIDKEEFKQVVAKMATDALASGSPGNNPKVPSHEEIVELYYTCYEYDFSVNEEMLKS, translated from the coding sequence ATGAAAACGTATTCAAAATTCAGCATGCCAGAGTCTGTTTTTTATGGAAGAGACGCTTTAAAGCAGCTCGGAGATGAAGTTGCTACATATGGGAAGAGGGCGCTTTTAATTAGTGACCGGGTTATGGAGAAAATCGGTCATGTCGGAAAATGTACGGATTTATTAGAAAAGGCAAACGTTGCGTACTCTTCTTACTTAGATGTGAATTCAGAGCCAACAGACTCTCATGTGAAAGAAGCCCTTGATATTTGTATAAAAGAAAAATGCGATGTTGTAATTGCGATTGGCGGAGGAAGCTGCATTGACGCCGCTAAAGCCGTTGCTGTTCTTGCCACAAACAGGGGAGGAATTAACGACTATCTTCACAGCACCTCTGCTCTTACAAAAGAACCGCTCCCACTTGTTACAATTCCAACAACAGCTGGAACAGGTTCAGAAGTTACAAATGTAACGGTTATTACAAATACAAAGGAAGATATTAAAATGATGATTAAACATCCTGCCTTTCTTCCAAAAGTCGCCATTGTTGATCCAATCTTAACCCTATCTACGCCACCTTCTGTTACAGCGGCAACAGGCATTGATGCCCTTTGTCATGCGATAGAAGCGTATCTTTCCAAGCGGTCACAGCCGCTGACTGATAACTTAGCTCTTTCAGCCATTGAAGATATTTTAACGTATATTAAAAGAGCCTATGACAATGGAGAAGACATGGAAGCACGCGAGAAAATGGCAACAGCGTCAATGAAAGCAGGGCTTGCTTTTACAAATGCTTCTGTAACGCTTGTTCACGGCATGTCTCGTCCTGTTGGAGCTTTATTTCATGTTCCACATGGGATTTCAAATGCGATGCTCCTTCCCGCTGTATTGAAATTCACAAAAGAAGAAGCAACAGAGAAACTAGCGGTCATTGGACGTCTTCTTTATCCAGAATCAAAAGCATTTGAAGATGAGAGACTAGCAGATTTAGTGATTCATAAAATCAAATTACTTTGCTCTGAGCTAAACATTCCGAATATGGAGAAATGGGGCATTGATAAAGAAGAGTTCAAACAAGTTGTAGCTAAAATGGCGACGGACGCGCTAGCAAGCGGAAGTCCTGGGAATAATCCAAAAGTGCCGTCGCATGAAGAGATTGTGGAGCTTTATTATACGTGCTATGAGTATGATTTTTCGGTGAATGAGGAAATGTTGAAGTCTTAA
- the cysQ gene encoding 3'(2'),5'-bisphosphate nucleotidase CysQ: MPHKKEDEINLLNLIRIAMNAGTEILGVYDSEDIALEIKADDSPLTLADKKSHEVIAASLQKEHPTIPLLSEEGTHLPYHERKEWDYFWVVDPLDGTKEFVKRNGEFTVNIALVHKNVPLIGVIYVPVWDTVYFAKKGLGAYKLENCKEVLAKEAESFQEKAEKLPLAQERKGLNVVASRSHMSEDTKQFVKELEKEAEEVNIVSAGSSLKFCLVAEGKADVYPRFAPTMEWDTAAGHAIVEEAGGKVTKQDGTPLLYNKEELVNPWFVVERKKEKVVGK; encoded by the coding sequence ATGCCTCATAAAAAAGAAGATGAAATAAATTTACTCAACCTTATCCGTATCGCAATGAACGCAGGAACTGAAATTTTAGGTGTATATGATTCAGAAGACATTGCACTAGAAATAAAAGCTGACGACTCACCGCTTACCTTAGCTGACAAAAAATCACACGAAGTGATCGCAGCTTCTCTTCAGAAAGAGCATCCAACAATTCCACTACTAAGTGAAGAAGGTACACATCTTCCTTATCATGAACGAAAAGAGTGGGACTACTTTTGGGTAGTGGACCCACTAGACGGAACAAAAGAATTTGTGAAACGAAACGGAGAGTTTACCGTTAATATTGCGCTTGTACATAAAAATGTTCCACTCATTGGTGTCATTTACGTGCCGGTTTGGGATACGGTTTATTTTGCGAAGAAAGGGCTTGGGGCTTATAAGTTAGAAAATTGTAAAGAAGTACTCGCAAAAGAAGCCGAATCATTCCAAGAAAAAGCGGAAAAGTTACCGTTAGCACAAGAGAGAAAAGGCTTAAATGTAGTTGCTAGCCGCTCACATATGTCAGAAGATACAAAACAATTTGTGAAAGAACTAGAGAAAGAAGCGGAGGAAGTAAACATTGTTTCTGCCGGAAGTTCCTTAAAGTTTTGCTTAGTTGCCGAAGGAAAGGCAGATGTTTATCCACGCTTTGCTCCAACAATGGAATGGGATACAGCTGCAGGACATGCGATTGTTGAAGAAGCGGGAGGAAAGGTTACAAAGCAAGATGGAACGCCGCTCTTGTATAACAAAGAGGAGTTAGTTAATCCTTGGTTTGTTGTGGAGAGAAAAAAGGAGAAAGTTGTTGGTAAATAG
- a CDS encoding immunity 22 family protein, which translates to MEKQGSVSIWLGNVKRKEDLEEYVILKYDEDGDSIPSLFFRDFHINHYETDEDFFEVEWLGESSKDISKLLEGISYEEVIVPKVKKYSELNKTYNSIILIYNFAYSGEVHRSGEFDFIRCTNYN; encoded by the coding sequence ATGGAGAAACAAGGAAGCGTTTCAATATGGCTAGGAAATGTGAAGAGAAAAGAAGACTTAGAGGAATATGTTATTTTGAAATATGACGAGGATGGAGATTCTATTCCTTCCTTATTTTTTAGAGATTTTCATATTAATCATTATGAAACAGATGAAGATTTCTTTGAGGTGGAATGGCTAGGAGAGAGCAGCAAAGATATTTCTAAGCTCTTAGAAGGCATATCATATGAGGAAGTCATTGTTCCTAAGGTTAAGAAATATAGCGAACTTAACAAAACTTATAACTCTATTATTCTCATTTATAACTTTGCGTATAGCGGTGAAGTACATAGGTCAGGGGAATTTGATTTCATTAGATGTACTAATTACAACTAA
- a CDS encoding Imm3 family immunity protein has translation MENWEYDELFHTIKEFYEEFLEENRGYRYAAARLANEFDNLGKVEDVIADTAIGEIVMTHEKVFVGTVEGITKRLSSFPLEEAIGELSLGEVKDLSQRIERVLKGLREVTVDYNPRAE, from the coding sequence ATGGAAAATTGGGAGTACGATGAATTATTCCATACGATTAAAGAATTTTATGAAGAATTTTTAGAAGAAAATAGAGGGTATCGGTATGCTGCGGCAAGATTAGCGAATGAATTTGATAATTTAGGTAAAGTAGAAGATGTTATTGCTGATACGGCTATTGGCGAGATTGTTATGACACACGAAAAAGTATTTGTCGGAACCGTTGAAGGAATTACAAAGAGGTTAAGCTCGTTTCCCTTAGAAGAAGCCATTGGAGAGTTATCGTTAGGTGAAGTTAAAGATTTATCTCAACGAATTGAGCGTGTCTTAAAAGGATTAAGGGAAGTAACGGTGGATTATAATCCGCGTGCGGAATAA
- a CDS encoding 4'-phosphopantetheinyl transferase family protein produces MENAKLIIIPLGNRLENTFLRQKLKSLPKYERDKISAYHNWEDRQRSLLAQLYIHKYFTKLLNTTDFLIERTEKGRPYLSSSQLFNGDFNFSHSSDKILCGISTHGKIGVDIEKAHLIDLSITKYCFTQEEILYYKDLRFEERLSFFFKIWTLKEAFVKTTGEGMSVHFSDFGFDMDSWGKGKITLRNQSKISSSTFHFKSLKFHNDFFIGVCSNEIENLNHIELQKIDRFKVF; encoded by the coding sequence ATGGAAAATGCAAAACTCATTATCATCCCACTTGGAAATCGTTTAGAAAATACTTTTTTAAGACAAAAGTTAAAGTCCTTACCAAAATATGAAAGAGACAAAATTAGCGCTTATCATAATTGGGAAGATAGACAACGTTCCTTGTTAGCTCAACTTTATATTCACAAATATTTTACTAAATTATTAAATACTACTGATTTTTTAATTGAAAGAACAGAAAAAGGTCGACCTTACTTATCGTCATCACAACTATTTAACGGAGATTTTAATTTCTCCCATTCCTCTGATAAAATCCTTTGTGGTATCTCAACCCATGGAAAAATCGGAGTAGATATAGAAAAAGCCCATTTAATAGACTTGTCAATAACTAAATATTGTTTTACTCAAGAAGAAATCCTATATTATAAAGATTTAAGGTTTGAAGAGCGCTTATCTTTTTTCTTTAAAATTTGGACTTTGAAGGAAGCCTTTGTTAAAACAACTGGAGAGGGTATGAGTGTTCATTTTTCTGACTTTGGTTTTGATATGGATAGCTGGGGAAAAGGAAAAATCACATTAAGAAATCAAAGCAAAATAAGTTCTAGTACTTTTCACTTCAAGTCACTCAAATTCCATAATGATTTTTTCATTGGGGTGTGCAGTAACGAGATAGAGAATTTAAACCATATAGAATTGCAAAAAATAGACCGATTTAAAGTATTTTAA
- a CDS encoding serine hydrolase domain-containing protein: MKISNYIKGVILENSEEHPFSGSVLIENKHDVLLKEGFGYANRNEKLAINPSTIFAMASGCKIFTSIAISRLVEDGKLTFDTYLKDCLDIEFPNFSPDITIHHLLTHTSGIPDYFDEEVMEDFEELWREIPMYSITSPNAFLPMFQNHKMKFEPGTKFSYSNSGFIVLGLLVEKLAGVSFSEYIKNNIFKVCGMTNSGYYRMDQLPPNTALGYIDDKENGSWRTNIYSVPVVGGPDGGAFTTVEDLSVFWKALMGGELLSPDYLNTLLTTHVKSNDSTSYGYGVWIMTEKDEILKYAILGFDPGVRMHSSVNIKSNVQTHILSNIEQSVYPIVSLVDELFNDNSTHDIDTDS, translated from the coding sequence ATGAAAATCTCAAATTATATTAAAGGAGTTATATTGGAAAATAGTGAAGAACATCCCTTTTCGGGTTCAGTTTTAATTGAAAATAAACATGATGTCTTATTAAAAGAAGGTTTTGGATATGCTAACAGAAATGAAAAATTAGCGATTAACCCTAGTACTATATTTGCTATGGCTTCCGGGTGTAAAATTTTTACATCTATTGCAATATCTAGACTTGTTGAGGATGGTAAATTGACATTTGATACTTATCTGAAAGACTGTTTAGATATCGAGTTTCCTAACTTTTCCCCAGATATCACAATTCACCATCTATTAACGCATACGTCAGGTATTCCGGATTACTTTGATGAGGAAGTAATGGAAGATTTTGAGGAACTATGGCGAGAAATTCCCATGTATTCTATTACTTCTCCCAATGCTTTCTTACCCATGTTCCAAAATCATAAAATGAAATTTGAACCTGGTACTAAGTTCTCTTATAGCAATTCAGGTTTTATTGTTCTAGGACTATTAGTAGAAAAATTAGCAGGTGTATCATTTTCGGAGTATATAAAGAATAATATTTTTAAAGTTTGTGGAATGACAAATTCAGGTTATTATCGAATGGATCAGTTACCTCCAAATACAGCTTTGGGTTACATTGATGATAAAGAGAATGGGTCTTGGAGAACGAACATTTATTCTGTTCCTGTTGTAGGAGGGCCAGACGGAGGAGCGTTTACAACGGTTGAAGATTTATCAGTTTTTTGGAAAGCACTTATGGGAGGAGAATTACTTAGTCCAGATTACCTTAATACATTATTAACAACGCATGTTAAAAGCAATGACTCTACTTCGTATGGATATGGTGTTTGGATTATGACAGAAAAAGATGAAATTTTGAAATATGCTATTTTAGGGTTTGATCCAGGAGTAAGAATGCATTCTTCTGTAAATATAAAAAGCAATGTTCAAACACATATTTTATCCAATATTGAGCAGAGTGTTTATCCTATAGTTTCTCTTGTAGATGAATTGTTTAATGATAACTCTACTCATGATATAGATACTGATAGTTAG
- a CDS encoding fatty acid desaturase family protein, with product MDNISVDMEKELPKPIKKHSFSKEIIGGIRDLQEKNNWYNFFAIGLDWFIISLAIILNYIIPHILMYLVSIVIIGSRMRGLDIMMHESSHKMLFRNKHLNKWIASLFAAFPILISYDAYCKSHMNHHRFLWSDIDPDKQRYHIVGLDSPPNNKITFFVKHILKPLFLVHVPNYLIGMIKVTAYVKEESNSDRTIRLAYWGIIIVASIYFGFWQEFILYWVIPFLTTFQILKYWAEMAEHAGLESDEEIFASRNSFGNWFERFILHPHRNSYHLVHHLFPAVPHYNIKKAHLILLKDADYRNAHHCTGFFLASAPGFSSVIDDIQGRIPFWNKRKGK from the coding sequence ATGGACAATATATCTGTGGATATGGAAAAAGAATTGCCTAAACCTATAAAAAAACACTCATTTTCAAAAGAGATTATAGGAGGAATTCGTGATTTACAAGAGAAAAACAATTGGTACAATTTCTTTGCTATAGGATTAGATTGGTTTATCATCTCTCTAGCTATAATTTTAAATTATATTATTCCCCATATCCTAATGTATCTAGTTAGTATTGTAATCATTGGGAGTCGGATGCGGGGTTTAGATATCATGATGCATGAATCTAGTCATAAAATGCTTTTTAGAAATAAACATTTGAATAAATGGATAGCAAGTTTATTTGCAGCTTTTCCAATATTAATTTCTTATGATGCTTATTGTAAAAGCCATATGAACCATCACAGATTTTTATGGAGTGATATTGATCCTGACAAACAAAGGTATCATATAGTAGGATTAGACTCACCGCCTAACAATAAAATTACTTTTTTTGTTAAGCATATATTAAAACCTTTATTCCTAGTACATGTACCTAACTACTTAATTGGTATGATAAAGGTGACTGCTTATGTAAAAGAGGAATCTAATTCAGACCGAACTATTCGTCTTGCATACTGGGGAATTATTATAGTAGCTTCCATCTATTTTGGTTTTTGGCAAGAATTTATATTATATTGGGTTATACCGTTTCTGACTACTTTTCAAATTTTAAAATATTGGGCCGAAATGGCCGAACATGCAGGTCTTGAATCTGATGAAGAGATATTTGCTTCTAGAAACTCTTTTGGAAATTGGTTTGAACGGTTCATATTACATCCTCATAGAAACTCCTATCATTTAGTACACCACTTGTTTCCTGCCGTTCCACACTACAATATTAAAAAAGCACATTTGATACTTCTGAAGGATGCTGATTATCGAAATGCACATCATTGTACAGGTTTCTTTTTAGCTTCAGCACCAGGATTTTCATCAGTCATAGATGATATTCAAGGACGAATTCCTTTTTGGAATAAAAGGAAGGGGAAGTAG
- a CDS encoding thioesterase II family protein → MNKITLFCFPYAGGSGSIFHEWKKPLSANFDLKPIHYAGRGKRFNEPFYNNMNEAVTDICKLISSQLDDNDYIFFGHSMGGLIAYEVCRKLIENGYKPPLHMFISGIRPPDMIRMRKIHNLPDSKFRKELKKLNGTPREVFENKQLMDIFIPILRSDFKLIEKYKFESMNSKITSNITVMYGTEDNMTKEEMMRWSNFTTKKTQICKFQGGHFFINDKFFEVIDYINQKIVRGEDYYE, encoded by the coding sequence ATGAATAAAATCACACTTTTTTGCTTTCCTTACGCTGGCGGATCTGGTTCTATATTTCACGAATGGAAAAAACCTTTATCTGCAAATTTTGATTTAAAACCTATACATTACGCTGGTAGAGGAAAAAGGTTTAATGAACCTTTTTACAATAACATGAATGAAGCTGTAACTGATATATGTAAATTAATAAGTTCACAGCTAGATGACAATGATTATATTTTTTTTGGTCATAGTATGGGTGGATTAATTGCATATGAAGTATGTAGAAAATTGATTGAAAATGGTTATAAACCACCCCTTCATATGTTTATATCAGGTATTAGACCTCCAGACATGATTAGAATGCGTAAGATACATAATTTACCTGATTCGAAGTTTAGAAAAGAATTAAAAAAGTTAAACGGAACGCCTAGAGAAGTATTTGAAAATAAACAGTTGATGGATATATTTATTCCCATTTTAAGATCAGACTTTAAATTAATTGAAAAATATAAGTTTGAATCAATGAACAGTAAAATAACATCTAACATTACTGTAATGTATGGTACAGAAGATAACATGACAAAGGAAGAAATGATGAGGTGGTCCAATTTCACAACTAAGAAAACGCAAATTTGTAAATTTCAAGGGGGACATTTTTTTATCAACGATAAATTTTTTGAAGTGATCGATTATATTAATCAAAAAATTGTTAGAGGAGAAGATTATTATGAATAG